In Pseudomonas sp. FP1742, the DNA window GAAGTGCCAACGTTCGCCAGCCTGAAAGACAAGCTGACCCGCGAGTTGAAAACCCAGCAGGTCGAGCAGCGTTTCGTCGAGGCGACCAAGCAATTGGAAGACTCGGCGTTCGAGTCCTCCGATCTGGCCCAGCCGGCACAAGACTTGAAGCTGACCGTTCACACGTCGGCGCCATTCGGCCGTGAGGGTGGCGAAGGTGTTGCGGCCAACCGGGCCGTGGTGACCGCTGCGTTCAGTCCTGAAGTGCTGGATGAGGGTGCCAACAGCACTGCCATCGAGCTGGACCCGGAGACCGTGATCGTGCTGCGCGCCAAGGAGCACCGCAAGCCTGAGCAACTGCCGCTGGAAAGCGTGGCTGCCAGCATCCGCGTGCAATTGACCAAGGAGCACGCCAGTGCCGCCGCCAAGACCAAGGCTGATCAGTTGATCTCCAGCCTGCGCGATGGCAAGACTGCACTGGACAAGGCGATCGATGGTCAGAACTGGAAAGTCACTGCAACCGCGACTCGCGCTCAGGAAGGGGGCGACCCAACCGTGCTGCAGGCGCTGTTCCGCATGCCCAAGCCAGCCTCCAAAGACAAGCCGACCTTCAGCAGCGTGACCCTGGCCGACGGTAGCCTGGTGATCGTGCGGCTGAACGGCGTGAACGAAGGCGCTACGCCGACCGAAGAAGAGAAGGCTCAATACCGTCGCTTCCTCGCCTCGCGCATTGGCCAGCAGGACTTCGCGGCCTACCGCAAACTGTTGGAGCGCGAGGCTGAGATCAAGCGTTTCTGATGCTTGACCGAGTTTTGCGTGACACAAAAGACCCCAGCCCATAGGCTGGGGTTTTTTGTGGTCCAACGAAAAGATCGCAACCCAGCGGCAGCGTCTATGGGGTATCAGGTTCATATCCAGGAGCTGCCACAGGCCGCGATCTTTTGATTTTTGCTCCGGCGGGACTTTCTCCCGGGATGATGGTCAATGAATCTGTAGCCGTTTTAGACAATCGTTGCTCCGCTAAGCATCGATCTGTTGCACAATACGCCCCGAACCGTTTTCCTCAGGATGTTCAATGTTTAAATCAATTCCCATGCGTGTTGTAGGGCTGGCCTTGGTGCTGGCCGCCGCTGCCGGTTGTTCGTCGAAGAAGGCCGCCATCTATGAGCATGAGAACTTCGACGACTCGGGGACGTTTTCGCGCAGCTATCCGGTGACCGATGCGCAAACCTGCGAAGCCGCCCGTCGGGCCTTGCTTAGCCAGGGTTACATCATCACCAGCAGCGATCCGAAACTGGTCAGTGGGCACAAGAGCTTCCAGCAGACCGGCGAAACCCACATGGAGATCAGCTTCAATGTCGTTTGCGCCGATGACGGCAGCGAGGGGCACCATGCGACCATGTTCGCCAACGCCCTGCAGGACCGTTATGCGCTGAAAAAGACCAACAACTCCGCCAGCCTCGGCGTCGGCGTATTGGGCTCGGTATCGATGCCGATCGGCTCGTCCGACGATTCGATGGTCAAGGTCGCCAGTGAAACCGTGTCCTCGGCCAAGTTCTACGAGCGTTTCTTTACCCTGGTCGAACTGTTCCTGCCGCCGGAAGCGAAGAAGGCCGCGCACATCATCGAGAAACCGAAAACCGAACTGGGGATGCCTGAAGCCAAGGCTGCGCCGGCTCAGTTGGCGCCAAACCCGGCACCAGCGGCAGAACCTGCGCCAGCGCCAGCGCCGGCGGCCGAGCCTGCACCTGCCGAAACCGCCCCAGCCACTTCGGAGCCTGTTGTGCCGCCTGCTGAAACAGCGCCGATTACCCCGACCAAGGGCACCGAGCCGACTTCCTCCA includes these proteins:
- a CDS encoding DUF2242 domain-containing protein, which produces MFKSIPMRVVGLALVLAAAAGCSSKKAAIYEHENFDDSGTFSRSYPVTDAQTCEAARRALLSQGYIITSSDPKLVSGHKSFQQTGETHMEISFNVVCADDGSEGHHATMFANALQDRYALKKTNNSASLGVGVLGSVSMPIGSSDDSMVKVASETVSSAKFYERFFTLVELFLPPEAKKAAHIIEKPKTELGMPEAKAAPAQLAPNPAPAAEPAPAPAPAAEPAPAETAPATSEPVVPPAETAPITPTKGTEPTSSTETVTPVADSSSLPPPTEPIPAMPVSGQ